The proteins below are encoded in one region of Equus przewalskii isolate Varuska chromosome 1, EquPr2, whole genome shotgun sequence:
- the METTL3 gene encoding N(6)-adenosine-methyltransferase catalytic subunit METTL3 — translation MSDTWSSIQAHKKQLDSLRERLQRRRKQDSGHLDLRNPEAALSPTFRSDSPVPTAPTSGGPKPSTASAAPELATDPELEKKLLHHLSDLALTLPTDAVSIRLAISTPDAPATQDGVESLLQKFAAQELIEVKRSLLQDDAHPTLVTYADHSKLSAMMGAVAEKKGPGEVAGTITGQKRRAEQDSTTVAAFASSLASGLASSASEPVKEPTKKSRKHAASDVDLEIESLLNQQSTKEQQSKKVSQEILELLNTTTAKEQSIVEKFRSRGRAQVQEFCDYGTKEECMKASDADRPCRKLHFRRIINKHTDESLGDCSFLNTCFHMDTCKYVHYEIDACMDSEAPGSKDHTPSQELALTQSVGGDSNADRLFPPQWICCDIRYLDVSILGKFAVVMADPPWDIHMELPYGTLTDDEMRRLNIPVLQDDGFLFLWVTGRAMELGRECLNLWGYERVDEIIWVKTNQLQRIIRTGRTGHWLNHGKEHCLVGVKGNPQGFNQGLDCDVIVAEVRSTSHKPDEIYGMIERLSPGTRKIELFGRPHNVQPNWITLGNQLDGIHLLDPDVVARFKQRYPDGIISKPKNL, via the exons ATGTCGGACACGTGGAGCTCTATCCAGGCCCACAAAAAGCAGCTGGACTCGCTGCGGGAGAGGCTGCAGCGGAGGCGGAAGCAGGACTCGGGGCACTTGG ATCTACGGAATCCAGAGGCTGCACTGTCTCCAACCTTCCGTAGTGATAGCCCAGTGCCTACTGCACCCACTTCTGGTGGCCCTAAGCCCAGCACAGCTTCAGCAGCTCCTGAACTAGCTACAGACCCCGAATTAGAGAAGAAGTTGCTACACCACCTCTCTGATCTGGCCCTAACATTGCCCACTGATGCTGTGTCCATCCGTCTTGCCATTTCCACG CCAGATGCCCCTGCCACTCAAGATGGGGTGGAAAGCCTCCTACAGAAGTTTGCAGCTCAGGAGTTGATTGAGGTAAAGAGAAGTCTCCTACAAGATGACGCACATCCCACTCTTGTAACCTATGCTGATCATTCCAAGCTCTCTGCCATGATGGGTGCTGTGGCAGAAAAGAAGGGCCCCGGTGAAGTAGCAGGGACTATCACAGGGCAGAAGCGGCGTGCAGAACAGGACTCAACCACAGTAGCTGCTTTTGCTAGCTCTTTGGCCTCTGGTCTGGCCTCTTCAGCATCAGAACCAGTCAAAGAACCAACcaagaaatcaaggaaacatgcTGCCTCAGATGTTGATCTGGAGATAGAGAGCCTTCTGAACCAACAGTCTACCAAGGAACAGCAGAGCAAGAAG GTCAGTCAGGAGATCCTAGAACTATTAAATACTACAACAGCCAAGGAACAATCCATTGTTGAAAAATTTCGCTCACGAGGTCGGGCCCAAGTGCAAGAATTCTGTGACTATGGAACCAAAGAGGAGTGCATGAAAGCCAGTGATGCTGATCGGCCCTGTCGCAAGCTGCACTTCAG ACGAATCATCAATAAACATACTGATGAATCATTAGGTGACTGCTCTTTCCTTAACACATGTTTCCACATGGATACCTGCAAATATGTTCACTATGAAATTGATGCTTGCATGGATTCTGAGGCTCCTGGGAGCAAAGACCACACACCGAGCCAGGAGCTTGCTCTTACACAGAGTGTTGGAGGTGACTCCAATGCAGATCGACTCTTCCCACCTCAG TGGATCTGTTGTGATATCCGCTACCTGGACGTCAGTATCTTGGGAAAGTTTGCAGTTGTGATGGCTGACCCACCCTGGGATATTCACATGGAGCTGCCCTATGGGACCCTGACAGATGATGAGATGCGCAGGCTCAACATACCAGTACTGCAGGATGAtggctttctcttcctctgggtCACAGGCAG ggCCATGGAGTTGGGCAGAGAATGTCTGAACCTCTGGGG TTATGAACGGGTAGATGAAATTATCTGGGTGAAGACAAATCAGCTGCAGCGCATCATTCGGACAGGACGTACAGGTCACTGGTTGAACCATGGGAAGGAGCACTGCTTG GTTGGTGTCAAAGGAAATCCCCAAGGCTTCAACCAGGGTCTGGATTGTGATGTGATCGTAGCTGAG GTTCGTTCCACTAGTCATAAACCAGATGAAATCTATGGCATGATTGAGAGACTATCCCCTGGCACTCGCAAGATTGAGTTATTTGGACGACCTCACAATGTGCAACCCAACTG GATCACCCTTGGAAACCAACTGGATGGGATCCACCTACTAGACCCAGATGTGGTTGCCCGGTTCAAGCAAAGGTATCCAGATGGTATCATCTCTAAACCCAAGAATCTATAG